A single Methanocorpusculum vombati DNA region contains:
- a CDS encoding PKD domain-containing protein, whose protein sequence is MTFTITATPEAGLYPLQTVIAISEVPSITTTTYTYSFGDGTTLTTTTASPLTHTYAEPGTYTITVTATDANSTTETASVTVTAQSPTPAVIALRATPVSGYVPLAVIYTATIITPGNPADHTIDLDFGNDTAHFEDSNTITAQHLYTDAGTYTAKFTVKNNDEQLTAEQTLTITACATTYADPVLITSTSGASVTITNTAVNTDIQPDKAFWDFGDGTTLTATTAENIKKQTHTYAVPGVYTVSYTVSYPTGHAKTATTSAATLTALTVNKAIYNGIIVNGNYTGRKIL, encoded by the coding sequence ATGACCTTCACCATCACCGCAACACCGGAGGCGGGATTATACCCCCTCCAAACCGTGATCGCCATCAGCGAAGTACCATCTATCACCACCACCACCTACACTTACAGCTTCGGAGACGGAACAACCCTAACCACAACCACCGCCAGCCCTCTGACACACACGTATGCAGAACCCGGTACATACACCATCACCGTAACTGCAACCGACGCAAACAGTACCACAGAGACCGCATCCGTAACAGTTACCGCACAATCACCAACTCCCGCAGTAATCGCACTCAGAGCAACGCCGGTATCGGGATACGTCCCCCTCGCCGTGATTTATACCGCAACCATCATCACCCCCGGCAACCCCGCAGATCACACTATTGATCTTGATTTCGGCAACGACACGGCGCACTTTGAGGATAGCAACACGATTACTGCACAGCATCTGTACACTGATGCAGGGACATACACGGCAAAGTTCACCGTCAAAAATAACGACGAACAGCTTACCGCAGAACAGACCCTGACCATCACGGCCTGCGCGACGACCTACGCCGATCCTGTTTTAATTACCAGCACCAGCGGCGCATCAGTCACGATCACCAACACCGCCGTGAACACTGACATACAGCCGGATAAGGCATTTTGGGACTTCGGCGACGGAACAACCCTAACCGCAACCACCGCCGAAAACATCAAAAAACAGACGCACACCTACGCAGTCCCCGGCGTATACACAGTATCCTACACGGTATCTTATCCGACTGGCCACGCAAAAACAGCGACAACCTCGGCCGCAACACTCACTGCATTGACCGTAAACAAAGCCATCTACAACGGCATCATTGTAAACGGCAACTAC